The following coding sequences lie in one Primulina huaijiensis isolate GDHJ02 chromosome 2, ASM1229523v2, whole genome shotgun sequence genomic window:
- the LOC140959330 gene encoding transcription factor MYB108-like, with the protein MKMDDQHAKVSRNYSGSDEESMELRRGPWTVEEDFILINYIAHHGDGRWNSLARSAGLKRTGKSCRLRWLNYLRPEVRRGNITLEEQLLILELHSRWGNRWSKIAQHLPGRTDNEIKNYWRTRIQKHAKQLKCDVNSKQFKDTMRYLWMPRLIERIQAASAVGRGAAEVAGASSSTTTTNSATATGDHRPLSYQNNNNNLDMSSGQMMMPPPDPSRGVHFCTPETSSAAASSDSFGTQVSPVSDLTECYNYPVNEGSNQDCYLANQPLCYNHDQSLTSPASYNFNHGLDFPVMGQNCNQWMDGADASDGLWNVDDMWFLQQFNSNV; encoded by the exons atgaaaatggatGATCAACATGCTAAAGTTTCGAGAAATTACAGTGGAAGTGATGAGGAATCAATGGAGTTAAGAAGAGGGCCGTGGACTGTTGAAGAGGACTTCATCCTCATCAACTACATAGCTCACCATGGAGATGGCCGCTGGAATTCCCTTGCTCGATCAGCTG GTCTGAAGAGAACTGGGAAGAGTTGCAGGTTGAGGTGGCTGAATTATCTGCGGCCTGAGGTTCGAAGAGGAAATATAACTCTCGAAGAACAGCTTCTGATTCTTGAGCTCCATTCTCGATGGGGCAATAG GTGGTCGAAAATCGCTCAACATTTACCTGGTAGAACTGATAACGAGATAAAGAATTATTGGAGAACCAGAATTCAAAAACATGCGAAGCAGCTGAAATGTGACGTGAATAGCAAACAATTTAAGGATACCATGCGGTACCTATGGATGCCGAGGCTCATAGAGAGGATTCAGGCAGCCTCCGCCGTGGGCCGAGGAGCTGCAGAGGTGGCGGGGGCTTCCTCCTCCACTACCACAACCAACTCCGCCACCGCAACAGGAGATCACCGGCCTCTCAGCTAccaaaacaacaacaataatctTGATATGAGCTCGGGTCAGATGATGATGCCACCACCTGATCCTAGCCGAGGTGTTCACTTCTGCACGCCGGAAACCTCCAGCGCCGCCGCGTCTTCTGACTCTTTCGGGACTCAAGTTTCACCGGTTTCCGACCTGACTGAGTGCTACAACTACCCAGTTAACGAGGGAAGCAATCAAGATTGCTATCTTGCCAATCAACCTCTGTGTTATAACCATGATCAGTCTTTAACTAGCCCGGCCAGCTACAATTTTAACCATGGCTTAGATTTTCCGGTCATGGGTCAAAACTGCAACCAGTGGATGGACGGTGCAGATGCGTCGGATGGTCTGTGGAATGTTGATGACATGTGGTTCTTACAGCAATTCAACAGCAATgtttaa